The Piliocolobus tephrosceles isolate RC106 chromosome 10, ASM277652v3, whole genome shotgun sequence nucleotide sequence GTTGATGCTCCTCTCAGGTACCAGGACAGTCCGGGTCATGGGTCTGATTGGGGCCGCACCTGGCTCAGGCTGCACCTCAAAATGTGTCAGGATCTGGAAAGGGAAGAAGGTGAGCACTACTATGAAAGATATCTATAGTGGGGGGATTGATTGGTAAAGGGCATGCATTCTTAGTGTTAGAATGGTCAATGATTGGGTGGCACCTGTGGCCAGTAGGGTACTTCTTGGTTAATAAGGGTGAGGGAttgtggaaaggaaaaaatagtttgaaTACCCTCACTTACACTCTAGGCCTATAATGGGCTTATCATATTTTAGAAGATTCACTCTACCAGGTCTAACATGATTTCCTATGCTTGTCAGGGGAAAGATCTCACAACTTTAGAGGGTTAGGgtctctccagcctggggaaggTATAAAATCTAGAGCACTCACCTGGGCCAAAGCCATTTGCAATTCAAGCTCTGCCAGGCGTCTCCCCATGCAGCTGCGCTTGCCAAAGCCAAAGGGAAGAGATGCAAATGGGTGGGGGGTGGGACCCTCCCCCAGCCAGCGAGCTGGACGAAAAGAATTTGGCTCTGGGAACTGGGCAGGGTCCCTTGAAGTGGCATAGTGACACAGAGTGACCAGCGTCTGGtgggaagaaaaacaaacttgTCAGTTTGTGCTCAGAATGGGGGCAGGCATGAATAGGATATTCAGACAGGGACAAAGGCAGGTCCTAGTGGGTGATGGGGAAGTTTTCTGGGGCTACTTTTGGAAGGATCTCTCCACTGTCCCATTATATCCCAGAAAGGCATATCCTAGAGAGGGGTTAAGGGGAGTGTTTGAAGGGCTTTTAGGAGAGTGCTTAAGAACAGGGCAGGGGCCTAAGATAGTGAGGAATGGCTCAGTAGAAAGGGTGCATAGGCTCTACTCACATTTTTGGGGATAATATAATCACCCACATGAATGTCTTTGTCCGGGACACGAGAATTTCCAGGTACCACAGGGTACAGTCTAGATTGCAAAGCACAAAATGGAGACAGCAAGGTGAGGCTAGGGGCTGCAGCCCTCTTCTCATTGTTTCCAACTTCCAAACCCTTTTTGACCAGTAGTAGAGTGCCATTTTTCTCTGCTGTCTTCCTGCTTCCATCCACTATTTGCTTCCGCAGCCTTCCTTGGCATTTCCTCTcgttcctcctctcctttcccctcacCTTAGCACTTCCTTGACCACTGCCTTCAGCAGGGGCAGTTGGGACAGAACAGTGGCTGGGGGGTGGGCACTGGAGCCAGGGCCCAGGGCAGCTGTGATCTCGGAGTGGAGTGCTGTCTGGACTTCAGGATGCCGGGAGAGCTCATACAGAGCCCAGGAGAGCGTGTTGGACACCTGAGAAACGTGAAAGCAAGAGAGCTGTTGGGTGTGGGAACCCAGCAGAGGGTGCAGATTATGGAACAGTCTGGGGCTACGGGGTGTTAAGCCAAGCTGATCTACGTGGCCATAACGGATCCCCTGCAACAGAAAAATGGTCCCGGAGTCTGGGGAGGCTAAGCCCTGGAACAGGCTCACAGCACGGAGGGAGAATCTAACCGTGTCCACTCCCGCCAGTAGCAACTCTGTCACATTCCCCAGGATGGACTGGGCAGGCAACTCTTCCTGGAACAGAAAGTGGGTCAGGTGCGCCCCAGATTCCAGGTCCTCATCGGGCTGTCCTCGGTTCCTCAtggctgcctcggcctctcgcCGCTCCACGTGCCTCTGAGCTGCGTGGTAGAAGGCACGTGAATACCTCGCTACCCCTCGACAGCTTTACATTCCCCCATTCCCACCTCGTCCTGTGCCTTACCAAATGCAAACATCTGGTCCCAGTCTCGGCAGAGGCGGCCCCAGGGCCCAGGCACAAGGCGGCGCAGCCAGTGGGGCATCGCCATGGTCAACAGCGTGGACACAAACACGGAGCCCACCGCGCGGATGAAGGTCTCCGTATCAGGCGGCACTTGAGCCTCCAGGCAGCCCAAGCGTGAGCCCAGCAGAACCGCGGCGATGCCTTATCGGGAGGGGGCGCAGTCAGGGCTCAGGGAGGCTCCGGTAGGGCGGCCCCGACGCCTGCCCAGCTCTGTCCTGGGACTCACCTTCCAGTCCGAACTTGTAAAATTCCCCCGCCACGTCCCGAACCAGGGCAGGCGGCCCCGTGCCACGTCCGCGCTGGTGCCTCAAACGCCGCACAAGGTCGCGGACTACGTGGTCCAGGGTTCCGGCGTAGCGGGCGGCCGCTTGAGGCCGGAGGAGGAGTGGGGCCAGGAGACTGCGGAGCCTTTGCCATTCTTCGCCTTCCCTGCAGGGTTGAGGAGAGAGTGCGCAGCGGGGAGGTGGGGACGGCTCGACGGGACTGGTTGCAGTGAAGAAGCGCATTCGGCTGTGGTGGCCAGGAAAGGGATTGCGTCTACCCCCTTGGGGTACAGAAACCTGCACCGGCTTGCGCCTGTCTTCCAACCCCCTTCCTCTTTACTCATTTCCTGCCCGCAGGGGCCGGGGTTCCCGGGTAACTTGAATCACAGAACCTTACATTCATTCCATCCAGATCCTGGTACCCTAACCCAATTCCTCTGACTCCCCCAGTTCCCAGGATTCTGGTCTCAAATGATAAGGAGGTAGGTGGGGAGTGAGGTTGGGGCTCAACCCGAGTGTGGGTGAAGCAGACTGGGATGGGAACCCCAAGATGACCAAAGGTAGAGTAGGACAGCCaacctcccaccatgcccctaAATCCGATAGTTTCGGGACCCGCAGCAGGAGAGGGCCGCTGCAGGGTGTTTGGCTTTCTGGGGGCAGAGAAGACTCACGCGGTGAGAAGTCCGCAAGCCcgctggcggcggcggcggtgctCCGTCCAGGGCGAGAAGCTGCAGCGCTCGGGCCGGGGTCCCTCCTGTCGCAACAGCTCCTCGACGAGTGCAGGAGCAGCCACGTACACGGTGCGCACTGTCCCGAAGCTGGCTAGCCACACCGGCCCGAAGCGCGCGGCGCCCTGCACCTGGGGGAGGGGGCGCAGCTGACACTTGGATACCTGGGCGGGGACTTTCAGCTTGACCTGTGCCCACGCCAAGGGTGTTGACTGGGCTTGGGAAGAGGGAGCTTCTGCTCCTTCTAGGGTGCCCAGCTATTGTATGCCTTTGatactgcaaactcctcctctcTCACTTCCCATCCCTAGAAAGTTTGAGTGCGATGGGCAAAACTGGAACTTTGCGCAAGGCAGACATTCAGGACCTCTCTGATCATCTTGGTCGAGGAGAAATCTCTAAAAGTTCCATGTCTAGATTGTCCATCTCAGGACGAGTTCTCAGTAAACGAAAACGAGCCCATGTAGCTTTAAGCCGCACGCAGGCGGAGGGTACCGCGTGCTCCCGCCTCCCGCGCACTTGTACTGTATCTGCAGGATCTCCACACCTCAGGACAGCGAGAAAGCGCTTTCCCAGCGCCCTCTGCTAAGAGTCGGGACAGACTCTATGCGGGTTGAGCCACACCGTCCCCAGCCTCAACTCGCCTTTTCCTTAATTCATGGGCATCCGTTCTCTCTGGCTCTCCCACATTTGCTCTGCACTAGTCAGTCCTTTTTGACGCTGTCAAAGCCGGTTTCCCCAGCACTCAGTCTCGGGAAAGGCGTCCCTTCCTACCTGCAGCTCGTGTAACCTCGACAGCCCGCCCTTGCAGAAAAGTTCAGCCAGAAAGCTGGACGTAGAGGGGCCTGGGATGTCTGCCAAGCTCCGGCGTGCTGAGTCGTACTCTCGGTAGCCTAGAGAGGCGCCCAACTCAGGAGCCCAGCGGACGCGATGGAACACCCTGGAGGCGTACTTGAGGGTCTGGGTCATGGTCTGGTTCCGGGTGCCCGCGAAAGAAAGCGCTTCTCCTGAGCACCTAGTCTGAACTCCTATTTAACCTTTGGGTGAGGTGATGACGCCCCCTCTCCAAGCTCCTCAGCCAATCCCTCCTCCTGAGTGGTCTGTGCTGGGGAT carries:
- the LOC111541786 gene encoding 25-hydroxyvitamin D-1 alpha hydroxylase, mitochondrial, whose product is MAMPHWLRRLVPGPWGRLCRDWDQMFAFAQRHVERREAEAAMRNRGQPDEDLESGAHLTHFLFQEELPAQSILGNVTELLLAGVDTVSNTLSWALYELSRHPEVQTALHSEITAALGPGSSAHPPATVLSQLPLLKAVVKEVLRLYPVVPGNSRVPDKDIHVGDYIIPKNTLVTLCHYATSRDPAQFPEPNSFRPARWLGEGPTPHPFASLPFGFGKRSCMGRRLAELELQMALAQILTHFEVQPEPGAAPIRPMTRTVLVPERSINLQFLDR